Proteins from a single region of Amblyomma americanum isolate KBUSLIRL-KWMA chromosome 10, ASM5285725v1, whole genome shotgun sequence:
- the LOC144107453 gene encoding uncharacterized protein LOC144107453, which yields MHNSSGEFDAALEYVSASQKKIGLFDNEGRVRDEESSVITDLTALNILVRDAVCPPCRRSEVRVCEPADKRKGLASFLELRCENSACPESVLSATYTSRRVSSGGKASSSAAGDGPRASRAYDSGSSRDAFAVNVKTVVAACSVGMGYEQLIRFSAVLGLQKPMHHKTFAAITRKVRDAAMSAVSENLSRSRQITQSEAGGDEIAVMYDGTWHKRGHKSHNGIGTVVSLDTGLCLDFEVLSNFCLACSRHKALPDEDIWQAFHGPVCEQNVDCSSHAMEAEAAVRIWRRSQSYDTPLQFRKFLSDGDSKAYAAVVEANVYGGAVDIEKEDCTNHVAKRLGTALRKLKEPLPRGEKLKEPVIQKLTTYYQIAITSNRGSVKGMHQAIWASYFHSSSSDGASSHNYCPDGPASWCKHIRAEALGEAAPAHTPLLTKAQGKAILPIYKRLTDEKLLARCVQGKTQNAAELLNSKIWLLCPKTRFASRFVVEMATALAVLWYNRGHSSFERVLEELGVLPPQDLVVLGSSRDNTRQKKMSVKQTASKSVHADKKVSC from the coding sequence ATGCACAATTCCTCGGGCGAGTTCGACGCGGCGTTGGAGTACGTCAGTGCCTCGCAAAAGAAGATCGGACTTTTTGACAACGAAGGAAGAGTGCGAGATGAGGAGTCGTCTGTGATCACGGACCTGACGGCACTGAACATTCTTGTGCGCGATGCGGTTTGTCCACCGTGCCGACGTTCGGAAGTGCGCGTCTGCGAACCAGCCGACAAACGCAAAGGACTTGCGTCATTTCTCGAGCTACGCTGCGAGAACAGTGCGTGCCCCGAAAGTGTTCTCTCAGCGACATACACATCACGGCGAGTTTCTTCGGGCGGGAAGGCCAGCTCGAGTGCGGCAGGTGATGGACCGAGGGCAAGCAGAGCCTACGACAGCGGGAGCTCGCGCGATGCCTTCGCTGTCaatgtgaaaactgttgtggCAGCATGCTCGGTAGGAATGGGCTACGAGCAGTTAATTCGATTCTCTGCAGTTCTTGGCTTGCAAAAGCCAATGCACCACAAGACATTTGCTGCGATCACCCGAAAAGTTCGTGATGCGGCAATGAGTGCAGTGTCCGAAAATCTATCGAGGTCCAGGCAGATCACACAGAGTGAAGCAGGAGGCGATGAAATTGCCGTTATGTACGATGGTACATGGCACAAAAGAGGCCATAAAAGCCACAATGGCATCGGTACAGTTGTGTCCCTTGACACTGGACTTTGTTTGGATTTTGAAGTGTTATCAAACTTCTGCCTAGCGTGCAGCAGACACAAGGCCCTGCCAGATGAAGACATTTGGCAAGCTTTTCATGGCCCTGTATGTGAACAAAATGTTGATTGTTCATCCCATGCGATGGAAGCTGAAGCTGCAGTGCGGATATGGCGAAGGAGCCAATCCTACGACACACCATTGCAGTTCAGAAAATTCTTGAGTGATGGTGACTCGAAAGCCTACGCTGCAGTCGTAGAAGCAAATGTCTATGGTGGTGCCGTGGATATAGAAAAGGAGGACTGCACCAATCATGTGGCGAAGCGCCTTGGGACTGCTCTTCGCAAGCTGAAAGAGCCACTCCCAAGAGGGGAGAAGCTGAAGGAACCCGTCATTCAGAAGTTGACAACTTATTATCAGATTGCTATCACGAGCAACAGGGGCAGTGTGAAAGGTATGCACCAGGCAATTTGGGCTTCCTACTTTCATTCGTCTTCATCAGATGGTgcgagcagccataattattgCCCAGATGGACCAGCATCCTGGTGCAAGCATATCCGTGCCGAAGCCTTAGGTGAAGCTGCACCAGCCCACACACCCCTGCTCACAAAAGCCCAGGGAAAAGCTATACTTCCCATATATAAGAGGCTTACTGATGAGAAGCTGCTGGCCCGCTGTGTTCAGGGCAAAACTCAGAATGCAGCAGAGTTGCTAAACAGCAAAATATGGCTTCTCTGTCCGAAAACACGGTTTGCTTCAAGATTTGTTGTGGAGATGGCCACTGCTTTGGCAGTTCTTTGGTACAACCGAGGGCATTCCAGTTTTGAGCGTGTGTTAGAAGAGCTGGGCGTGCTTCCACCTCAAGATTTAGTTGTGCTGGGCTCATCAAGAGACAACACGCGCCAGAAAAAGATGTCTGTGAAACAGACAGCGAGCAAATCGGTGCACGCTGACAAAAAAGTCTCGTGCTGA